A genomic window from Eriocheir sinensis breed Jianghai 21 chromosome 9, ASM2467909v1, whole genome shotgun sequence includes:
- the LOC126996022 gene encoding uncharacterized protein LOC126996022 isoform X4 — MQAAMKTSATEFFTGLSPLKGGSGVSGMNGSYLANGRSGRCHCCPYGYHIDLDFVRYCEMLNQVSKNDNPTLRHLKNLKRARRRQTQSMEVLLGLEPGTEGGGEGGKTGSTTTTTTHHHHHTTTSSTPSPSSSSTSTNTVNYNSLQQFPRLQIIEEPSKTDFKTRPQGREKTPPPPPPPRRCRPLGGSGGAGGPPPDVINTSRRAVHDALAAMNNSNNRKTEAAGGGGGGGGGGGKGHSSSLDPSVALQEAVLDFEEMLETSRERIGVSGSGGGGGGGRSSTLPSLDLLHHTPQQPSPLHHHHHLKTSGVGVSRSHSLPRQSGEDWPAVSRLRTSSTSSLPPPPDVGHIQQGGDGRLADTLAALNAARGCCTPSHQDFDTLSLASGVSGVSTTTLQSIRDQMATSLARLKELEEEVKAIPVLQIKVNVLKEEKRLLLEQVKALSRGEERPPLMLPPSLEADLTDLSEDELEGRLASLRGVPTRRRRSESPLRVNLEEFRSYRRARRGSLSEGSEAESVTGDDYPLRITEPQDSPRRPAPPRRFGQESAYSLPATPLLGRRKARDAATSCRVLTRDVGVTHVGARTRSVGLMTSSEPTACQECEERRRKTFQHKGVVTVPLEDARRRLSQSSVSTESIGPEEAEQEGGSGGSPSKNSFLAKLGRKSAIISRLSEPQLVPPTLTFDNSTNTEPVLRRDQGCSTSLAAAHLYTAAELAKHVARAKEEWQTAERAKDQLARSSRPLTLDRGIQAALDLAAPAKTTFRPLMQSVASQAQPRGVDVGVGTARITPDPCPRCSTIRTKSVACGPSAAPAAPSPVKTRSVASGEHTLHDPCCPDRPAPPRRSVGCSMDRLTDRVCDRCDNLRVRSLGVGTLPLPTPAPPPLAEPPRPKPPLTHTAHTQTRPPATRTAAVNTTAPLPLRKEEAAPPSPAGTPEVERRAFGSSGVRVCDKCHEAITSVAKDIVGTSGGSSLPPLPPPPVSKIPRLVDITKVEPRLDPPRPDSRASDGGRADTPEPRPAPAPAPPPRTRLTPPRMIRSEALHSPSHGATASAVATTTTTKVATTTAATATVTTTTVTEAVKAAPPSPKLQGTRLGQAPADPAIKDATPPAKDATPAAKDATPAAKDATPAAASTPQDTATQAKRATYSRQNTYTKTSEGVVNLGFEDHKGAGHKQAGHGGASTSGGPALPSITEGITGKSTASTTTTTSKTHKQKTETKEDSASRKTLSPSPRSSESEAPVIKGSEPSVSSSSESESEDEGGSVVGGASLSLLSQLGGASTSSVFTTASEVSRKKAVPSREMKAALKVLNDSIGKPVRSGQQLTNALNIIQREWLKVSSQKDADPHAVEDYMDAFEEFSKNLLQRVVNLADVNGNTAMHYAVSHGNFDVVSVLLDSKVCNVNQQNKAGYTATMLVSLAQIRSQTHASVVQRLFQLGDLNIKASQHGQTALMLAVSHGRLDMVQLLVAAGAEVNIQDEDGSTALMCAAEHGHLAIVKFLLAQPDTDPTLMDNDGSTALAIAVEAGHRDVGVLLYKHLNLSRGSSPYSSVRIKRSRTPNTLSRSSVTPPPRSSAPSSPGRSRKSSNPASPGRSRKSSASLSNLIL, encoded by the exons ATGCAAGCCGCCATGAAGACCTCCGCGACAGAATTTTTCACGGGACTTTCACCACTAaaag GTGGTAGCGGGGTGTCGGGCATGAACGGGTCCTACCTGGCCAACGGGCGGTCAGGGCGCTGCCACTGCTGCCCGTATGGCTACCACATCGACCTGGACTTCGTGCGGTACTGCGAGATGCTCAACCAG GTCTCCAAGAATGACAACCCCACCCTGCGCCACCTCAAGAACCTCAAAAGGGCGCGAAGAAGACAAACCCAGTCCATGGAGGTTCTGCTGGGGCTCGAACCTGGGACGGAggggggtggtgaggggggtaagacaggcagcaccaccaccaccaccacccatcaccaccaccacaccaccacctcctccactccgtCCCCTTCGtcgtcttccacctccaccaacaccgtCAATTATAACAGTCTTCAGCAGTTCCCGAGGCTGCAGATC atCGAGGAGCCCAGCAAGACAGACTTCAAAACTCGACCACAGGGGAGAGAGAagacgccccctcctcctcctcccccccggcGCTGCAGGCCCCTGGGGGGcagcgggggggcgggggggcctcCTCCTGACGTTATCAACACCTCCAGAAGGGCAGTGCATGACGCCTTGGCCGCCATGAACAATAGCAACAATAGGAAGACggaggctgcaggaggaggaggagggggagggggagggggaggaaagggtcaTTCATCCAGCCTTGACCCGAGTGTTGCCCTCCAG GAAGCTGTTCTGGACTTCGAAGAGATGCTGGAGACTTCGAGAGAGAGGATAGGCGTCtctggaagtggaggaggaggtggagggggacggtccagcaccctcccctcccttgacctcctccaccacactcCACAACAGCCctcgccactccaccaccaccaccacctgaagaCTAGTGGAGTGGGCGTGTCCCggtctcactccctccctcgacAAT CGGGGGAGGACTGGCCCGCTGTGAGTCGTCTTCGCACGTCGTCCACCTCGTCGCTGCCGCCGCCCCCTGACGTGGGTCACATCCAGCAG GGCGGGGACGGGCGGCTGGCGGACACCCTCGCCGCCCTCAACGCCGCCCGGGGATGTTGCACGCCCAGCCACCAAGACTTCGATACCCTCAGTCTGGCCTCGGGGGTGTCAGGGGTCAGCACCACCACCCTGCAG TCGATCCGGGACCAGATGGCGACGAGCCTGGCGCGCCtcaaggagctggaggaggaggtgaaggccatCCCGgtgctgcag ATCAAGGTCAACGTGCTGAAGGAGGAGAAGCGATTGCTGCTGGAGCAGGTCAAGGCGCTGTCCCGCGGCGAGGAGCGGCCGCCCCTGATGCTGCCGCCCAGCCTCGAGGCGGACCTCACTGACCTGTCCGAGGACGAACTGGAGGGCCGCCTCGCCTCCCTGCGCGGCGTCCCCACTCGCCGCCGCCGCAGTGAATCCC CTCTAAGGGTTAACCTGGAGGAGTTCAGGTCGTACCGGCGGGCGCGGCGCGGCTCCCTGTCTGAAGGCTCCGAGGCCGAGAGTGTGACGGGCGACGACTACCCGCTACGCATCACGGAGCCCCAGGACtccccgcgccgccccgccccgccccgtcgcTTTGGCCAAGAGTCTGCCTACAGCTTGCCGGCCACGCCGTTGCTGGGCCGCAGGAAAGCGCGTGATGCCGCCACCAGCTGCCGCGTGCTGACCCGCGACGTGGGCGTGACGCACGTGGGCGCCAGGACGCGCTCGGTGGGCCTCATGACTTCCAGCGAGCCGACGGCGTGCCAAGAGTGTGAGGAGCGGCGGCGCAAGACCTTCCAGCACAAGGGCGTGGTCACCGTGCCGCTGGAGGACGCGCGGCGCCGCCTCAGCCAGAGCAGCGTGTCCACGGAGAGCATCGGGCCCGAGGAGGCGGAGCAGGAGGGCGGCTCCGGCGGCTCCCCCTCCAAGAACTCGTTCCTGGCCAAGCTGGGCCGCAAGTCTGCCATCATCAGCCGCCTGTCGGAGCCGCAGCTGGTGCCACCAACCCTCACCTTCGACAACTCCACCAACACGGAGCCGGTGTTGCGGCGGGACCAAGGATGCAGCACCAGCCTGGCCGCAGCGCACCTCTACACCGCCGCCGAGCTGGCCAAGCACGTGGCCCGTGCCAAGGAGGAGTGGCAGACCGCTGAGCGTGCCAAGGACCAACTGGCTCGCTCTTCGCGACCCCTCACGCTGGACCGTGGCATACAGGCCGCCTTGGACCTGGCGGCGCCCGCCAAGACCACCTTCCGGCCCCTGATGCAGAGCGTGGCCAGCCAGGCACAGCCGCGGGGCGTGGACGTGGGTGTCGGCACGGCGCGCATCACCCCGGACCCCTGCCCGCGGTGCTCCACCATCAGGACCAAGTCGGTGGCGTGTGGCCCTTCGGCAGCCCCGGCGGCGCCCAGCCCTGTTAAAACCCGCAGCGTGGCCTCCGGCGAGCATACGCTGCACGACCCATGCTGCCCTGACCGCCCTGCCCCTCCCCGACGCTCCGTGGGCTGCAGCATGGACAGACTCACCGACCGTGTGTGTGACCGCTGCGACAACCTGCGGGTGCGGTCATTGGGGGTAGGCACGCTGCCCCTTcccacccctgccccgccacctctCGCCGAGCCGCCGCGGCCCAAGCCTCCGCTCACACACACTGCCCACACCCAGACTCGCCCGCCTGCCACCCGTACCGCCGCCGTCAACACCACGGCGCCGCTGCCCctcaggaaggaggaggcggcgccgCCCAGCCCGGCCGGCACTCCGGAGGTGGAGCGGCGAGCCTTTGGCAGTTCAGGGGTGCGGGTGTGCGATAAGTGCCACGAGGCCATCACGTCTGTGGCCAAGGACATCGTGGGCACCAGCGGCGGCTCTTCCCTGCCGCCCTTGCCACCGCCCCCCGTCTCCAAGATCCCCCGCCTCGTGGACATCACCAAGGTGGAGCCCCGCCTTGACCCGCCCCGTCCCGACTCCAGGGCCAGCGATGGGGGCCGCGCCGACACCCCggagccccgccccgctccggcccccgcccccccgccccgcaCCCGCCTCACGCCCCCCAGGATGATTCGGAGTGAGGCCTTACACTCCCCGAGTCACGGAGCCACCGCCTCCGCCGTCgcaactacaaccaccaccaaggTCGCCACCACTacagccgccaccgccaccgtcaccactaccacgGTCACGGAGGCGGTCAAGGCAGCACCGCCGTCACCCAAGCTTCAGGGTACCAGGTTGGGCCAGGCACCGGCGGACCCCGCCATTAAAGACGCAACACCCCCCGCTAAAGACGCAACACCCGCCGCTAAAGACGCAACACCCGCCGCTAAAGACGCaacacccgccgccgcctccaccccgCAGGACACCGCCACGCAG GCTAAGCGCGCCACGTACAGCCGCCAGAACACCTACACCAAGACCTCGGAGGGCGTGGTGAACCTGGGCTTTGAGGACCACAAGGGCGCGGGACACAAGCAGGCGGGCCATGGCGGGGCGTCCACGTCTGGCGGCCCCGCCCTGCCCAGCATCACCGAGGGTATTACAGGCaagtccaccgcctccaccaccaccaccaccagcaagacCCACAAACAAAAGACAGAGACGAAGGAAGATAGTGCCAGCAGGAAGAC cctTTCCCCATCCCCCAGGAGCAGCGAGAGCGAGGCGCCGGTGATCAAAGGCAGCGAGCCCAGCGTATCGTCCtccagcgagagcgagagcgaggacGAGGGCGGGTCGGTGGTGGGCGGCGCGTCGCTGTCCCTCCTGTCCCAGCTGGGcggcgcctccacctcctccgtctTCACCACCGCTAGCGAGGTCAGCAGGAAGAA AGCCGTGCCGTCCCGGGAAATGAAGGCGGCCCTCAAGGTGCTCAATGACTCCATCGGGAAGCCAGTTCGTTCAGGGCAGCAGCTGACCAACGCCCTCAACATCATACAGCGAGAGTGGCTCAAG GTGTCGAGCCAGAAGGACGCTGACCCTCACGCCGTGGAGGACTACATGGATGCCTTTGAAGAGTTCTCCAAGAACCTCCTGCAGCGCGTGGTCAACCTGGCCGACGTGAAT GGCAACACCGCCATGCACTACGCTGTCTCCCACGGTAACTTTGATGTGGTGTCAGTGCTGCTGGACTCCAAGGTGTGCAATGTGAACCAGCAGAACAAGGCGGGGTACACAGCCACCATGCTGGTCTCTCTGGCACAGATTCGCTCCCAAACCCATGCAAGCGTAGTGCAGCGACTCTTCCAGCTTGGCGACCTCAACATCAAAGCCAGCCAG CATGGACAGACGGCTTTGATGCTAGCAGTGTCCCATGGGCGGCTGGACATGGTTCAGTTGCTAGTGGCAGCTGGGGCAGAGGTCAACATCCAGGACGAGGATGGCTCCACGGCCCTCATGTGTGCGGCTGAGCACGGCCACCTCGCCATCGTAAAGTTCCTCCTCGCCCAGCCAGACACGGACCCAACACTAATGGACAAT GACGGCAGCACAGCCCTTGCCATTGCAGTGGAGGCTGGCCACAGGGACGTTGGGGTGCTCCTCTACAAGCACCTCAACCTCTCCCGTGGCTCCTCCCCATACTCCTCGGTCAG
- the LOC126996022 gene encoding uncharacterized protein LOC126996022 isoform X5, whose protein sequence is MQAAMKTSATEFFTGLSPLKGGSGVSGMNGSYLANGRSGRCHCCPYGYHIDLDFVRYCEMLNQVSKNDNPTLRHLKNLKRARRRQTQSMEVLLGLEPGTEGGGEGGKTGSTTTTTTHHHHHTTTSSTPSPSSSSTSTNTVNYNSLQQFPRLQIIEEPSKTDFKTRPQGREKTPPPPPPPRRCRPLGGSGGAGGPPPDVINTSRRAVHDALAAMNNSNNRKTEAAGGGGGGGGGGGKGHSSSLDPSVALQEAVLDFEEMLETSRERIGVSGSGGGGGGGRSSTLPSLDLLHHTPQQPSPLHHHHHLKTSGVGVSRSHSLPRQSGEDWPAVSRLRTSSTSSLPPPPDVGHIQQSIRDQMATSLARLKELEEEVKAIPVLQIKVNVLKEEKRLLLEQVKALSRGEERPPLMLPPSLEADLTDLSEDELEGRLASLRGVPTRRRRSESPLRVNLEEFRSYRRARRGSLSEGSEAESVTGDDYPLRITEPQDSPRRPAPPRRFGQESAYSLPATPLLGRRKARDAATSCRVLTRDVGVTHVGARTRSVGLMTSSEPTACQECEERRRKTFQHKGVVTVPLEDARRRLSQSSVSTESIGPEEAEQEGGSGGSPSKNSFLAKLGRKSAIISRLSEPQLVPPTLTFDNSTNTEPVLRRDQGCSTSLAAAHLYTAAELAKHVARAKEEWQTAERAKDQLARSSRPLTLDRGIQAALDLAAPAKTTFRPLMQSVASQAQPRGVDVGVGTARITPDPCPRCSTIRTKSVACGPSAAPAAPSPVKTRSVASGEHTLHDPCCPDRPAPPRRSVGCSMDRLTDRVCDRCDNLRVRSLGVGTLPLPTPAPPPLAEPPRPKPPLTHTAHTQTRPPATRTAAVNTTAPLPLRKEEAAPPSPAGTPEVERRAFGSSGVRVCDKCHEAITSVAKDIVGTSGGSSLPPLPPPPVSKIPRLVDITKVEPRLDPPRPDSRASDGGRADTPEPRPAPAPAPPPRTRLTPPRMIRSEALHSPSHGATASAVATTTTTKVATTTAATATVTTTTVTEAVKAAPPSPKLQGTRLGQAPADPAIKDATPPAKDATPAAKDATPAAKDATPAAASTPQDTATQAKRATYSRQNTYTKTSEGVVNLGFEDHKGAGHKQAGHGGASTSGGPALPSITEGITGKSTASTTTTTSKTHKQKTETKEDSASRKTLSPSPRSSESEAPVIKGSEPSVSSSSESESEDEGGSVVGGASLSLLSQLGGASTSSVFTTASEVSRKKAVPSREMKAALKVLNDSIGKPVRSGQQLTNALNIIQREWLKVSSQKDADPHAVEDYMDAFEEFSKNLLQRVVNLADVNGNTAMHYAVSHGNFDVVSVLLDSKVCNVNQQNKAGYTATMLVSLAQIRSQTHASVVQRLFQLGDLNIKASQHGQTALMLAVSHGRLDMVQLLVAAGAEVNIQDEDGSTALMCAAEHGHLAIVKFLLAQPDTDPTLMDNDGSTALAIAVEAGHRDVGVLLYKHLNLSRGSSPYSSVRIKRSRTPNTLSRSSVTPPPRSSAPSSPGRSRKSSNPASPGRSRKSSASLSNLIL, encoded by the exons ATGCAAGCCGCCATGAAGACCTCCGCGACAGAATTTTTCACGGGACTTTCACCACTAaaag GTGGTAGCGGGGTGTCGGGCATGAACGGGTCCTACCTGGCCAACGGGCGGTCAGGGCGCTGCCACTGCTGCCCGTATGGCTACCACATCGACCTGGACTTCGTGCGGTACTGCGAGATGCTCAACCAG GTCTCCAAGAATGACAACCCCACCCTGCGCCACCTCAAGAACCTCAAAAGGGCGCGAAGAAGACAAACCCAGTCCATGGAGGTTCTGCTGGGGCTCGAACCTGGGACGGAggggggtggtgaggggggtaagacaggcagcaccaccaccaccaccacccatcaccaccaccacaccaccacctcctccactccgtCCCCTTCGtcgtcttccacctccaccaacaccgtCAATTATAACAGTCTTCAGCAGTTCCCGAGGCTGCAGATC atCGAGGAGCCCAGCAAGACAGACTTCAAAACTCGACCACAGGGGAGAGAGAagacgccccctcctcctcctcccccccggcGCTGCAGGCCCCTGGGGGGcagcgggggggcgggggggcctcCTCCTGACGTTATCAACACCTCCAGAAGGGCAGTGCATGACGCCTTGGCCGCCATGAACAATAGCAACAATAGGAAGACggaggctgcaggaggaggaggagggggagggggagggggaggaaagggtcaTTCATCCAGCCTTGACCCGAGTGTTGCCCTCCAG GAAGCTGTTCTGGACTTCGAAGAGATGCTGGAGACTTCGAGAGAGAGGATAGGCGTCtctggaagtggaggaggaggtggagggggacggtccagcaccctcccctcccttgacctcctccaccacactcCACAACAGCCctcgccactccaccaccaccaccacctgaagaCTAGTGGAGTGGGCGTGTCCCggtctcactccctccctcgacAAT CGGGGGAGGACTGGCCCGCTGTGAGTCGTCTTCGCACGTCGTCCACCTCGTCGCTGCCGCCGCCCCCTGACGTGGGTCACATCCAGCAG TCGATCCGGGACCAGATGGCGACGAGCCTGGCGCGCCtcaaggagctggaggaggaggtgaaggccatCCCGgtgctgcag ATCAAGGTCAACGTGCTGAAGGAGGAGAAGCGATTGCTGCTGGAGCAGGTCAAGGCGCTGTCCCGCGGCGAGGAGCGGCCGCCCCTGATGCTGCCGCCCAGCCTCGAGGCGGACCTCACTGACCTGTCCGAGGACGAACTGGAGGGCCGCCTCGCCTCCCTGCGCGGCGTCCCCACTCGCCGCCGCCGCAGTGAATCCC CTCTAAGGGTTAACCTGGAGGAGTTCAGGTCGTACCGGCGGGCGCGGCGCGGCTCCCTGTCTGAAGGCTCCGAGGCCGAGAGTGTGACGGGCGACGACTACCCGCTACGCATCACGGAGCCCCAGGACtccccgcgccgccccgccccgccccgtcgcTTTGGCCAAGAGTCTGCCTACAGCTTGCCGGCCACGCCGTTGCTGGGCCGCAGGAAAGCGCGTGATGCCGCCACCAGCTGCCGCGTGCTGACCCGCGACGTGGGCGTGACGCACGTGGGCGCCAGGACGCGCTCGGTGGGCCTCATGACTTCCAGCGAGCCGACGGCGTGCCAAGAGTGTGAGGAGCGGCGGCGCAAGACCTTCCAGCACAAGGGCGTGGTCACCGTGCCGCTGGAGGACGCGCGGCGCCGCCTCAGCCAGAGCAGCGTGTCCACGGAGAGCATCGGGCCCGAGGAGGCGGAGCAGGAGGGCGGCTCCGGCGGCTCCCCCTCCAAGAACTCGTTCCTGGCCAAGCTGGGCCGCAAGTCTGCCATCATCAGCCGCCTGTCGGAGCCGCAGCTGGTGCCACCAACCCTCACCTTCGACAACTCCACCAACACGGAGCCGGTGTTGCGGCGGGACCAAGGATGCAGCACCAGCCTGGCCGCAGCGCACCTCTACACCGCCGCCGAGCTGGCCAAGCACGTGGCCCGTGCCAAGGAGGAGTGGCAGACCGCTGAGCGTGCCAAGGACCAACTGGCTCGCTCTTCGCGACCCCTCACGCTGGACCGTGGCATACAGGCCGCCTTGGACCTGGCGGCGCCCGCCAAGACCACCTTCCGGCCCCTGATGCAGAGCGTGGCCAGCCAGGCACAGCCGCGGGGCGTGGACGTGGGTGTCGGCACGGCGCGCATCACCCCGGACCCCTGCCCGCGGTGCTCCACCATCAGGACCAAGTCGGTGGCGTGTGGCCCTTCGGCAGCCCCGGCGGCGCCCAGCCCTGTTAAAACCCGCAGCGTGGCCTCCGGCGAGCATACGCTGCACGACCCATGCTGCCCTGACCGCCCTGCCCCTCCCCGACGCTCCGTGGGCTGCAGCATGGACAGACTCACCGACCGTGTGTGTGACCGCTGCGACAACCTGCGGGTGCGGTCATTGGGGGTAGGCACGCTGCCCCTTcccacccctgccccgccacctctCGCCGAGCCGCCGCGGCCCAAGCCTCCGCTCACACACACTGCCCACACCCAGACTCGCCCGCCTGCCACCCGTACCGCCGCCGTCAACACCACGGCGCCGCTGCCCctcaggaaggaggaggcggcgccgCCCAGCCCGGCCGGCACTCCGGAGGTGGAGCGGCGAGCCTTTGGCAGTTCAGGGGTGCGGGTGTGCGATAAGTGCCACGAGGCCATCACGTCTGTGGCCAAGGACATCGTGGGCACCAGCGGCGGCTCTTCCCTGCCGCCCTTGCCACCGCCCCCCGTCTCCAAGATCCCCCGCCTCGTGGACATCACCAAGGTGGAGCCCCGCCTTGACCCGCCCCGTCCCGACTCCAGGGCCAGCGATGGGGGCCGCGCCGACACCCCggagccccgccccgctccggcccccgcccccccgccccgcaCCCGCCTCACGCCCCCCAGGATGATTCGGAGTGAGGCCTTACACTCCCCGAGTCACGGAGCCACCGCCTCCGCCGTCgcaactacaaccaccaccaaggTCGCCACCACTacagccgccaccgccaccgtcaccactaccacgGTCACGGAGGCGGTCAAGGCAGCACCGCCGTCACCCAAGCTTCAGGGTACCAGGTTGGGCCAGGCACCGGCGGACCCCGCCATTAAAGACGCAACACCCCCCGCTAAAGACGCAACACCCGCCGCTAAAGACGCAACACCCGCCGCTAAAGACGCaacacccgccgccgcctccaccccgCAGGACACCGCCACGCAG GCTAAGCGCGCCACGTACAGCCGCCAGAACACCTACACCAAGACCTCGGAGGGCGTGGTGAACCTGGGCTTTGAGGACCACAAGGGCGCGGGACACAAGCAGGCGGGCCATGGCGGGGCGTCCACGTCTGGCGGCCCCGCCCTGCCCAGCATCACCGAGGGTATTACAGGCaagtccaccgcctccaccaccaccaccaccagcaagacCCACAAACAAAAGACAGAGACGAAGGAAGATAGTGCCAGCAGGAAGAC cctTTCCCCATCCCCCAGGAGCAGCGAGAGCGAGGCGCCGGTGATCAAAGGCAGCGAGCCCAGCGTATCGTCCtccagcgagagcgagagcgaggacGAGGGCGGGTCGGTGGTGGGCGGCGCGTCGCTGTCCCTCCTGTCCCAGCTGGGcggcgcctccacctcctccgtctTCACCACCGCTAGCGAGGTCAGCAGGAAGAA AGCCGTGCCGTCCCGGGAAATGAAGGCGGCCCTCAAGGTGCTCAATGACTCCATCGGGAAGCCAGTTCGTTCAGGGCAGCAGCTGACCAACGCCCTCAACATCATACAGCGAGAGTGGCTCAAG GTGTCGAGCCAGAAGGACGCTGACCCTCACGCCGTGGAGGACTACATGGATGCCTTTGAAGAGTTCTCCAAGAACCTCCTGCAGCGCGTGGTCAACCTGGCCGACGTGAAT GGCAACACCGCCATGCACTACGCTGTCTCCCACGGTAACTTTGATGTGGTGTCAGTGCTGCTGGACTCCAAGGTGTGCAATGTGAACCAGCAGAACAAGGCGGGGTACACAGCCACCATGCTGGTCTCTCTGGCACAGATTCGCTCCCAAACCCATGCAAGCGTAGTGCAGCGACTCTTCCAGCTTGGCGACCTCAACATCAAAGCCAGCCAG CATGGACAGACGGCTTTGATGCTAGCAGTGTCCCATGGGCGGCTGGACATGGTTCAGTTGCTAGTGGCAGCTGGGGCAGAGGTCAACATCCAGGACGAGGATGGCTCCACGGCCCTCATGTGTGCGGCTGAGCACGGCCACCTCGCCATCGTAAAGTTCCTCCTCGCCCAGCCAGACACGGACCCAACACTAATGGACAAT GACGGCAGCACAGCCCTTGCCATTGCAGTGGAGGCTGGCCACAGGGACGTTGGGGTGCTCCTCTACAAGCACCTCAACCTCTCCCGTGGCTCCTCCCCATACTCCTCGGTCAG